A window of the Hevea brasiliensis isolate MT/VB/25A 57/8 chromosome 6, ASM3005281v1, whole genome shotgun sequence genome harbors these coding sequences:
- the LOC131180641 gene encoding uncharacterized protein LOC131180641: MKIDKALCDLGASVSLMPLSICQKLDVGELKRIIISLQLVDRYVKYLVGILENIPIKVKKFFIPIDFAILEMEEDVQIPIILIRPFLAIAGAIIDVKNGCLTLKVGDEEVEFNLFRAVKHKLEPDECLRVNITDKLVEEELLKTHPEDPLEACIVHSHTADNENTKITACAQSLEASLSLPLAQALQVEDLREEQPKSKP; this comes from the coding sequence ATGAAAATAGATAAGGCACTCTGTGATCTAGGTGCAAGTGTGAGTctgatgcctctatcaatatgtcaAAAGCTAGATGTAGGAGAGCTCAAACGCATAATAATTTCACTACAGTTGGTCGATCGGTATGTCAAGTACCTAGTGGGCATCCTAGAAAACATCCCTATCAAGGTGAAAAAATTCTTCATCCCCATTGATTTTGCTATCTTAGAAATGGAAGAGGAtgtccaaattcctatcatcctGATAAGACCTTTCTTGGCAATAGCCGGAGCTATCATAGATGTTAAAAATGGGTGTTTAACTCTTAAGGTAGGagatgaagaagtggaattcaacctaTTCAGAGCAGTAAAGCATAaacttgaacctgatgaatgcttaagGGTTAACATAACTGACAAGCTTGTTGAAGAGGAATTGCTCAAAACACATcctgaagatcctcttgaagcatgcataGTGCATAGCCACACAGCAGATAATGAAAACACAAAAATTACAGCTTGTGCACAATCTTTAGAAGCCAGCCTATCCCTACCCTTAGCTCAAGCTCTCCAAGTGGAAGATCTAAGGGAGGAGCAACCCAAAAGTAAGCCATAG